Proteins from one Sabethes cyaneus chromosome 2, idSabCyanKW18_F2, whole genome shotgun sequence genomic window:
- the LOC128737788 gene encoding DNA-directed RNA polymerases I, II, and III subunit RPABC3-like, whose product MSGILFEDIFNVKDIDPEGKKFDRVNRLHCESESFKMDMILDINSWLYPMELGDKFRLVLATTLHEDGTPASMEYNAAEIEGSRADSFEYVMFGKVYRIEGDDGQFESASRLSAYVSFGGLLMRLQGDANNLHGFEIDQHMYLLMKKLAF is encoded by the coding sequence ATGTCCGGGATACTGTTCGAGGATATCTTCAATGTTAAAGATATCGACCCAGAAGGGAAGAAGTTCGATCGTGTCAATAGATTACATTGCGAGTCCGAATCGTTCAAAATGGATATGATACTAGACATCAACTCGTGGCTGTATCCGATGGAGCTTGGCGACAAATTTCGGTTGGTTTTGGCCACGACGTTACACGAGGATGGAACACCAGCCAGTATGGAGTACAACGCAGCCGAAATTGAGGGTTCGCGTGCCGATAGTTTTGAGTACGTGATGTTCGGCAAGGTGTACCGGATCGAAGGTGACGACGGTCAGTTCGAGTCGGCCAGCCGGCTGTCTGCCTACGTTTCGTTCGGTGGTTTGCTAATGCGACTGCAGGGCGACGCAAACAATCTACACGGGTTTGAGATTGACCAACACATGTATCTGTTGATGAAAAAACTAGCCTTCTAG